One Nostoc sp. UHCC 0302 DNA window includes the following coding sequences:
- a CDS encoding bifunctional riboflavin kinase/FAD synthetase → MLNLSQNGCSVWVASSTELALTPTAVALGKFDGVHLGHQRVIQPVLQQARRQQGGEGERGRGGEGERENVSVSLSPYVSSSSSPLGSPNERVYSTVVTFHPHPQEFFTGQPRTLLTPLDEKVQQLRSLGVEQLVLLPFDKELSALTPEEFVEKILVQQLRCQQISIGEDFCFGDKRSGTAKDLQLLAANYNIPVTIVPLQTYTGNLPPENGGDCVAPSHLARISTSLIRQTLETGDIENANLLLGRPYTLIGVVVQGQQLGRTIGFPTANLQLPKEKFLPRQGVYAVRVFTLNETSNTSPIESLGVMNIGNRPTVNGTYSSAEVHLFDWSGDLYGKKLAVQLVKFLRPEQKFPSLEALKTQIQLDCIAAREVLSAEWEQ, encoded by the coding sequence GTGCTAAATTTGTCTCAAAATGGGTGTTCTGTGTGGGTTGCTTCTTCGACCGAACTGGCTCTAACACCAACCGCTGTTGCTCTTGGCAAATTTGATGGTGTCCATCTTGGTCATCAAAGGGTAATTCAACCAGTTTTGCAGCAAGCAAGGAGACAACAGGGAGGAGAGGGGGAGAGGGGGAGAGGGGGAGAGGGGGAGAGAGAAAATGTCTCTGTGTCCCTTTCTCCTTACGTCTCCTCCTCTTCTTCACCGCTAGGATCACCCAACGAACGTGTATACTCAACAGTTGTCACCTTTCATCCGCATCCACAGGAGTTTTTTACAGGACAACCGCGTACTTTATTAACGCCACTGGATGAAAAAGTCCAACAATTGCGATCGCTTGGGGTAGAACAACTAGTACTACTACCTTTTGATAAAGAATTATCTGCTTTGACTCCCGAAGAGTTTGTCGAAAAAATTCTCGTGCAGCAACTACGATGCCAACAAATTAGCATTGGGGAAGATTTTTGTTTTGGCGACAAGCGCAGCGGTACTGCTAAAGATTTGCAATTACTAGCCGCCAATTACAATATTCCTGTCACCATCGTTCCCTTACAAACTTATACAGGCAACTTGCCTCCAGAAAACGGTGGTGATTGCGTTGCTCCAAGTCACCTAGCACGTATTAGCACTTCACTTATCCGTCAAACTCTTGAAACCGGTGACATCGAAAACGCCAATTTACTACTAGGACGCCCTTATACCCTCATTGGTGTTGTTGTTCAAGGTCAACAACTGGGTAGAACTATTGGCTTTCCCACGGCTAACTTGCAACTACCAAAAGAAAAGTTTTTGCCCCGCCAAGGAGTTTATGCTGTCCGCGTTTTTACTCTCAACGAAACGTCAAATACTTCTCCTATCGAGAGCTTAGGCGTCATGAATATCGGCAACCGCCCAACTGTCAATGGTACTTATTCATCTGCGGAAGTACATTTGTTCGATTGGTCTGGTGATTTATATGGCAAAAAGCTAGCTGTGCAACTAGTAAAATTTTTGCGCCCCGAACAAAAATTTCCTTCTCTAGAAGCCCTGAAAACACAAATTCAACTTGACTGCATTGCTGCTAGAGAAGTTTTGAGTGCTGAGTGGGAACAATAG
- the surE gene encoding 5'/3'-nucleotidase SurE, with protein sequence MKLLISNDDGISALGIRVLANTLAEAGHEVTVVCPDRERSATGHGLTLHQPIRAEIVESLFHPTIKAWACDGTPSDCVKLALWALLESPPDLVISGINQGANLGTEILYSGTVSAAMEGLIEGVPSIALSLTSHTSKDFQPAASFAKVLVEQLSAEPIPDLMLLNVNIPAVEWEEIAGVTLTRQGLRHYVDVFDKRVDPRGKTYYWLTGEVIEDVEPPEGLNLAKNIPLDVDVIRKNYISITPLQYNLTYAAGLDKLSQWKFQFP encoded by the coding sequence ATGAAATTACTAATTAGCAATGATGACGGTATTTCTGCCTTGGGTATTCGCGTTTTAGCTAATACCCTGGCAGAAGCTGGTCATGAAGTTACTGTAGTTTGCCCTGATCGGGAGCGTTCGGCTACCGGTCATGGATTAACCCTACACCAACCGATTCGTGCTGAAATTGTTGAATCACTGTTTCATCCCACTATCAAGGCTTGGGCTTGCGATGGTACTCCTTCAGACTGCGTAAAACTTGCACTGTGGGCTTTGCTAGAGTCGCCCCCTGACTTGGTTATCTCTGGTATTAATCAAGGTGCTAACTTAGGAACAGAAATTCTCTATTCCGGCACTGTTTCGGCGGCAATGGAAGGTTTAATTGAAGGGGTTCCTAGTATAGCACTGAGTCTCACCAGCCACACGTCTAAAGACTTTCAACCTGCTGCTAGCTTTGCCAAAGTTCTAGTAGAGCAACTCTCAGCAGAACCAATACCAGATTTGATGTTACTCAATGTCAATATTCCTGCTGTTGAGTGGGAAGAAATAGCTGGGGTCACTCTTACCCGTCAGGGATTGAGGCATTATGTTGATGTGTTCGATAAACGAGTCGATCCTCGTGGGAAAACCTACTACTGGTTAACAGGAGAAGTGATCGAGGATGTGGAACCGCCAGAAGGTTTAAATCTAGCTAAAAATATACCCTTAGATGTGGATGTTATCCGTAAAAATTACATCAGCATAACGCCATTGCAATACAATCTCACTTACGCAGCTGGATTAGATAAATTATCTCAGTGGAAATTCCAGTTCCCCTGA
- a CDS encoding MBL fold metallo-hydrolase — MSRIENQFIVQFWGVRGSIPSPGPHTVRYGGNTPCVEMQVGGKRLIFDGGTGLHVLGQSLLRQMPIEGHIFFTHSHWDHMQGFPFFTPGFVKGNNFHIYGAIAPDGSTIEQRLNDQMLHPNFPVPLQIMQANLNFHDVQAGQAIDIDEITVETAPLNHPGEAVGYRVNWRGGAAVYITDTEHFPDRLDDNVLWLARNADILIYDSTYTDEEYHSPKFPKIGWGHSTWQEAVKVAKSANVKTLVIYHHDPAHNDDFLDCVGEQAAVKFPGAIMAREGMALQVPVSVSLSESFPVSKFSI, encoded by the coding sequence ATGTCTAGGATAGAGAATCAATTCATTGTGCAATTTTGGGGCGTTCGCGGTAGCATCCCCAGTCCAGGCCCACACACTGTTCGTTACGGCGGTAATACCCCTTGCGTTGAGATGCAAGTGGGCGGTAAACGCTTAATTTTCGATGGTGGTACGGGATTACACGTTTTGGGGCAATCTCTGTTGCGCCAAATGCCGATAGAAGGTCATATATTTTTCACCCATTCCCACTGGGATCATATGCAGGGTTTTCCCTTCTTTACTCCAGGATTTGTGAAAGGGAATAACTTTCATATCTATGGTGCGATCGCCCCCGATGGTTCCACGATCGAACAGCGCTTGAATGACCAGATGCTCCACCCGAATTTTCCCGTACCCTTGCAAATTATGCAAGCAAATTTAAATTTTCACGACGTTCAAGCGGGGCAAGCAATAGACATTGATGAGATTACGGTAGAAACAGCACCTTTAAATCATCCAGGTGAAGCTGTCGGATACCGAGTCAACTGGCGTGGCGGTGCGGCTGTCTACATTACTGATACGGAACATTTTCCCGACCGACTGGATGACAATGTTCTGTGGCTAGCTCGTAATGCCGACATCTTGATTTATGATTCTACTTATACTGATGAAGAATACCATTCCCCGAAATTCCCGAAAATTGGTTGGGGGCATTCAACTTGGCAAGAAGCAGTGAAAGTGGCAAAATCTGCTAACGTTAAAACTTTGGTAATTTATCACCATGACCCTGCTCACAATGACGATTTTTTGGATTGTGTAGGGGAACAAGCAGCAGTGAAATTTCCTGGTGCGATTATGGCACGGGAAGGGATGGCACTCCAGGTTCCTGTTTCAGTTTCTTTATCAGAATCTTTTCCTGTTAGCAAATTTTCTATCTAA